One window from the genome of Schistocerca piceifrons isolate TAMUIC-IGC-003096 chromosome 1, iqSchPice1.1, whole genome shotgun sequence encodes:
- the LOC124786915 gene encoding cuticle protein 21-like: MALQVLLCACALLGAASAGYLGSPAVSYSAAPALRGGLPYNAGLGLTGGLAGGAAASAAAAAAAAAARARLSGAGIGGYAPGYTGALGGAYPGVGGAYSRLATGYSGVAPSYTGALGGAYPGVGIGGAYSRLAPGYAGAAPGYASLGAARYGGGLGRLAGGLPAELADPYYDPNPQYSFSYSVSDALTGDAKQQQESRSGDVVEGSYSLVEPDGSVRTVQYTAAPGAGFNAVVSKDGAPTGPVPLGAGAVTPAAVGARNILPGGIVPGAARSLLSPAAAAGVYGAPLKTAHASLATPHAKVHY, encoded by the exons GTACTGCTGTGCGCATGCGCGCTGCTGGGCGCGGCTAGTGCGGGCTACCTGGGCTCTCCCGCCGTCTCCTACTCGGCGGCTCCCGCCCTGCGAGGCGGCCTGCCTTACAACGCCGGACTCGGACTCACAG GAGGCCTGGCCGGAGGTGCCGCTGCTtcagccgccgccgctgctgctgctgcagcggctaGGGCCAGACTGTCTGGTGCTGGCATCGGTGGCTATGCTCCTGGCTACACtggtgcactaggaggtgcctaTCCTGGCGTTGGTGGCGCCTACTCTCGCCTCGCCACTGGCTACTCTGGTGTCGCACCTAGCTACACTGGCGCTCTAGGAGGTGCCTACCCTGGTGTTGGTATTGGTGGTGCCTACTCTCGTCTCGCTCCTGGCTACGCTGGCGCCGCCCCTGGTTACGCCAGTCTCGGTGCTGCACGTTACGGCGGTGGTCTTGGCCGCCTGGCCGGTGGGCTGCCCGCCGAGCTGGCTGACCCGTACTACGACCCCAACCCGCAGTACAGCTTCAGCTACAGCGTCAGCGACGCCCTGACGGGTGACGCCAAGCAGCAGCAGGAAAGCCGCAGTGGCGACGTGGTGGAGGGCAGCTACAGCCTGGTCGAGCCCGACGGCAGCGTCCGCACTGTGCAGTACACGGCTGCCCCTGGTGCGGGTTTTAATGCTGTCGTCTCCAAGGATGGTGCCCCAACTGGACCTGTCCCCCTGGGAGCTGGTGCTGTCACTCCTGCCGCTGTTGGTGCCCGAAACATCCTCCCAG GAGGCATAGTTCCTGGAGCTGCACGCTCTCTGTTATCTCCTGCTGCCGCTGCTGGAGTCTACGGAGCACCTCTCAAAACTGCACATGCCTCCCTCGCCACACCACATGCTAAAGTACACTATTAA